Proteins encoded by one window of Candidatus Poribacteria bacterium:
- a CDS encoding RNA polymerase sigma factor: MEENDVQLIHKILSGDEEAFGALVRKHQKSVHALAWRKLGDFHLAEEITQDAFLRVYKSLSTLKNPNQFSGWLYVIVDRLCINWIQRNRYVMQSLEDTPVEEIEEASYTHHVSEQLDLETTEQRHKIVKRLLERLPESERTVVTLHYLGEMKVKDISKFLGVSANTIKSRLSRARKRLQARGEELLISEVLSSVQLPSNLTENIIREANRIKPVPSSNGKPIVPWAIAASVAILATLTLGISNKYLSRFQQPYSLEAVSAIKVDIVEARVKPIIKAKPAVRTQLGKIDMSGKNSRSNPQVDSLRVIGAQTQETKAEIEEIQQIQTEVLDFFRTPEREHQDYTVVKIDATAFEDGGMLTIDIRVGSGKASGSFDLFNGTSELPTEGIPNNRLAHEWGIPPGGTGIIAYRFDQGKVFQLGATGDWFSEKGSINAFHARISIR; encoded by the coding sequence ATGGAAGAAAACGATGTTCAACTAATTCACAAAATTTTGTCAGGGGACGAAGAGGCATTCGGTGCATTAGTCCGAAAACATCAGAAGAGCGTTCACGCCCTGGCGTGGCGCAAGCTTGGGGACTTTCACCTTGCCGAAGAAATTACGCAAGATGCCTTCCTTCGAGTATATAAAAGCCTCTCAACACTAAAAAATCCCAATCAGTTTTCTGGATGGCTTTATGTCATTGTAGATCGACTTTGTATTAATTGGATTCAAAGGAACAGATATGTGATGCAATCGCTTGAGGACACACCCGTGGAAGAAATAGAAGAAGCCTCCTATACACATCATGTATCGGAGCAGCTCGACCTGGAAACGACTGAACAACGGCATAAAATCGTCAAAAGACTTCTGGAAAGACTGCCCGAGAGCGAACGGACGGTGGTGACGCTTCACTATCTTGGCGAAATGAAAGTGAAGGATATTAGCAAATTTTTGGGTGTTTCGGCGAACACAATTAAAAGTCGGCTTAGCCGTGCGCGAAAACGTTTACAAGCACGCGGCGAAGAACTTTTGATTAGTGAAGTGCTCAGTAGCGTACAATTGCCCAGCAATTTAACCGAGAACATTATACGAGAAGCCAACCGCATCAAACCTGTTCCTTCTTCAAATGGCAAACCCATAGTGCCATGGGCGATAGCCGCGTCAGTCGCTATTTTGGCGACACTCACTCTCGGAATAAGCAATAAATATCTATCCCGTTTCCAGCAACCCTATAGTTTGGAGGCAGTTTCTGCCATAAAGGTTGACATTGTGGAGGCAAGGGTGAAACCCATCATCAAGGCGAAACCTGCTGTGCGAACACAACTGGGTAAGATAGACATGTCGGGTAAAAATAGTAGATCCAATCCACAAGTAGACAGCCTCCGAGTAATAGGTGCGCAAACGCAAGAGACAAAAGCAGAAATAGAAGAGATACAACAAATTCAAACAGAAGTCTTAGACTTTTTTCGGACACCGGAGAGAGAGCATCAGGATTATACCGTTGTAAAAATTGATGCTACCGCGTTTGAAGACGGTGGTATGCTAACCATTGACATCCGAGTTGGTAGCGGCAAAGCATCTGGCTCGTTCGATCTGTTCAATGGGACCAGTGAGCTGCCTACAGAAGGCATACCCAACAACAGACTCGCACATGAATGGGGAATTCCGCCCGGTGGAACAGGGATAATCGCTTATCGGTTCGATCAAGGCAAAGTCTTTCAATTGGGAGCTACTGGCGATTGGTTCAGTGAGAAAGGGAGCATCAATGCTTTTCATGCACGAATTTCCATTCGGTGA
- a CDS encoding transposase, giving the protein MKTYKYKFGDQSNTIRIGNLLDDIWQVHVYFHRRQRQRYKDGLPYAGYAAMCEHLTDLKRTTHPHWNALPSQAIQEELRRIDTAYVRFFKRLGGRPKIKKQHKFKSITLKQTGWSLKNNRITLSFRKWNPKTHKWQFDKVPYTFHKHREFHGTIKRITIKRDNCGDYWLYLITDFVDTKPLPTTGQSVGADFGMKDAYLTLSTGEKIQHPQPLKTNLKKLRSLNKALSRKQKGSNGWWHCVRQLARLYRKINNQRKDFHWQLASELCKKFDTIVLETLNLDGMKRLWGRKVSDLAFYQFVEILKYKCQKHKRLLKQVDQWTATTKPCSDCGYHNETLTLSDRQWRCPECGSHHDRDINAAINILQAGIPVKVSARYA; this is encoded by the coding sequence ATGAAAACCTATAAATATAAGTTCGGTGATCAATCGAATACGATACGTATAGGCAACCTGCTTGACGATATATGGCAGGTGCATGTGTATTTCCATAGACGGCAGCGTCAACGCTATAAAGATGGACTGCCTTATGCGGGTTATGCTGCCATGTGTGAGCATTTGACCGATTTGAAGCGGACGACACACCCGCATTGGAACGCTTTGCCGAGCCAAGCGATTCAAGAAGAACTCAGACGCATTGATACAGCGTATGTGCGATTTTTCAAGAGACTTGGCGGTAGACCGAAAATCAAGAAACAACACAAGTTCAAGTCTATCACACTTAAACAGACAGGTTGGAGTCTGAAAAATAATCGTATCACGCTGTCTTTCCGTAAATGGAATCCTAAGACGCATAAGTGGCAGTTTGATAAAGTGCCTTATACTTTCCATAAGCACCGTGAGTTTCATGGGACTATCAAACGTATCACGATCAAACGCGATAACTGTGGCGATTATTGGCTTTATCTGATAACCGATTTTGTAGATACCAAGCCTCTGCCGACAACGGGTCAGAGTGTTGGGGCAGATTTTGGTATGAAAGACGCATATTTGACACTTTCCACGGGTGAGAAAATACAACACCCACAACCCCTGAAAACTAACTTGAAGAAACTTCGGTCTCTCAACAAAGCATTGAGTCGTAAGCAAAAAGGTTCTAACGGGTGGTGGCATTGTGTGCGACAACTCGCGCGCCTTTATCGGAAGATAAACAATCAACGCAAAGATTTTCATTGGCAACTCGCATCTGAACTCTGTAAGAAGTTTGATACGATTGTCCTTGAAACTTTGAACCTTGACGGCATGAAACGGCTGTGGGGTCGTAAAGTTTCTGACCTCGCCTTCTACCAGTTTGTTGAGATATTGAAGTATAAGTGTCAAAAACATAAGCGTCTTCTAAAACAAGTTGATCAATGGACAGCGACAACAAAACCTTGTTCCGATTGTGGGTATCATAACGAAACCCTAACACTCTCTGATAGGCAGTGGAGATGCCCCGAATGTGGTTCACACCACGATCGAGACATCAACGCTGCGATAAACATATTGCAGGCAGGGATACCCGTGAAAGTTTCCGCACGATATGCCTGA
- a CDS encoding class I SAM-dependent methyltransferase produces MSNTQLKNTFNTASTLYEDVRPGYPEELIQDVLDISGLSNYSRILEVGCGTGQATRPFAERGYELVCLDIGADLIAVAQEKLKAFPKVSFVREAFEEWESDGKFDLIISATAFHWVDPKMRYPKASEALKSNGFLAVFSNQHVRKDEGFFAESQSLYDKYYPLLTTNRYTHATSFPGVEAFRDPIKRAYPWTQTYSSEQYIKLLGTYSGHIALPDKNRHLLFEGITNLIETKYDGQITKHYESVLDLRKAK; encoded by the coding sequence ATGTCGAACACCCAACTCAAAAACACGTTTAATACCGCCTCAACGCTCTATGAAGATGTCCGACCCGGATACCCTGAAGAACTGATCCAGGATGTCTTGGACATCTCTGGACTCAGCAATTACAGCAGAATCCTTGAAGTCGGATGCGGCACAGGACAAGCGACGCGTCCCTTTGCAGAACGCGGGTATGAACTGGTCTGTCTGGATATTGGTGCCGATTTAATCGCCGTTGCGCAGGAAAAACTGAAGGCGTTTCCAAAGGTTTCGTTTGTGAGAGAAGCGTTTGAGGAATGGGAATCAGACGGAAAGTTTGACCTGATTATCTCTGCCACCGCTTTTCATTGGGTGGATCCAAAAATGAGATATCCGAAGGCATCCGAGGCACTTAAATCGAATGGCTTCCTTGCCGTTTTCTCGAACCAACATGTCAGAAAGGACGAAGGATTCTTTGCAGAAAGCCAGAGTCTCTATGATAAATACTACCCTCTGCTGACTACAAATCGCTACACACACGCCACAAGCTTTCCCGGCGTGGAAGCCTTCCGAGATCCAATTAAACGAGCCTATCCATGGACGCAAACGTATTCATCTGAGCAATACATCAAACTCTTGGGTACATATTCAGGGCATATCGCGCTGCCGGATAAGAATAGACATCTCCTATTTGAAGGAATTACCAATCTCATCGAAACAAAGTACGACGGGCAGATCACCAAACACTACGAATCCGTTCTCGACCTTCGCAAAGCGAAATAA
- a CDS encoding ABC transporter permease subunit: MLRTLINQELLSLMMSARFLAAVIITLLLVVANTVVLIDEHENRVASYSQQEKVHREKAVAAETYSRLELFVERPPNPLSLFSAGLDKRLGTTVEIYHGDVPMISSVSARNLENPYLNLFSQIDLVSIFQVVLSLLALLFAYDAIAGDWESGTLRLVISHPVRRGSILFAKYIAAMICLLLPVLMSLLMVLILCSLASSIQFSTADLLRIAGIVWTTIVYLSLFYLIGLLISTTTRRTATSLMLCMFLWVGLVLVYPNWSRFSINPVGDMRAERQSASQQIDQIWEEADREEQRFLANSPLEGDPPKFNIGYSGSSSWSGRRYGFNMTKVNEESEPSIPHFQNYQAFIGATHIRLAEKAALIREQRLARTDIRQATWDKRLMKFSPASLYTFATSAWAGTDLDGMLDFSRTTQGYRQMLIDYFHDKDALASRQWFASDQGTVDWWDLPQFRFERTDVWENAQRALADVSLLFLMNLILFIVTFLIFIKVEV; the protein is encoded by the coding sequence ATGTTACGCACACTGATAAACCAAGAACTTCTATCCCTTATGATGAGCGCGCGCTTCCTCGCTGCGGTCATTATTACGCTCCTACTCGTCGTTGCCAATACCGTTGTGCTGATCGATGAGCACGAAAACCGAGTGGCGAGTTATAGCCAGCAAGAGAAAGTTCATCGTGAGAAAGCGGTGGCAGCGGAAACCTATTCAAGGTTGGAACTTTTTGTTGAACGTCCTCCGAATCCCCTAAGTCTTTTTAGTGCGGGGTTGGACAAACGGTTGGGAACCACTGTCGAAATTTATCACGGAGACGTGCCCATGATTTCAAGTGTCTCCGCACGAAACCTGGAGAATCCGTATCTAAATCTCTTTTCGCAGATCGATTTGGTATCCATCTTTCAAGTCGTCCTAAGTTTACTCGCTTTACTCTTCGCTTACGATGCAATTGCCGGCGACTGGGAAAGCGGTACCTTGCGACTGGTTATCTCACATCCCGTGCGGCGCGGGTCTATTCTGTTCGCGAAATATATCGCTGCCATGATATGCTTGCTGCTGCCTGTGCTAATGAGTCTGCTGATGGTGCTGATTTTGTGCTCCCTCGCCAGTTCGATCCAGTTCAGCACAGCGGATCTGCTCCGGATCGCCGGGATAGTTTGGACGACGATTGTCTACTTATCCCTTTTCTACCTCATCGGACTATTGATTTCCACAACAACCCGCCGCACGGCTACATCCCTGATGCTCTGTATGTTCTTATGGGTCGGTTTGGTCCTCGTTTATCCGAACTGGAGTCGCTTTTCCATTAATCCGGTGGGCGATATGCGCGCCGAAAGACAGTCCGCGAGTCAACAGATTGACCAAATTTGGGAAGAAGCAGACCGGGAAGAACAACGATTTTTAGCAAATAGTCCCCTTGAGGGGGATCCCCCTAAGTTTAACATAGGATATTCAGGGTCAAGCTCTTGGAGCGGCAGAAGGTATGGGTTTAACATGACCAAAGTGAACGAGGAGTCAGAACCGTCTATCCCTCATTTCCAAAACTATCAGGCATTCATCGGCGCGACACACATCCGCCTGGCAGAAAAAGCTGCGTTGATACGTGAACAACGCTTGGCGCGGACAGACATCCGGCAAGCAACGTGGGATAAACGGTTGATGAAATTCAGTCCTGCGAGTCTCTATACCTTTGCAACCTCCGCCTGGGCAGGCACCGATTTAGATGGCATGTTAGATTTTAGTCGTACCACCCAAGGATACCGCCAGATGCTGATTGACTATTTCCATGATAAAGACGCGCTTGCGAGTCGGCAATGGTTCGCTTCTGATCAAGGCACCGTAGATTGGTGGGATTTGCCCCAGTTTCGCTTTGAACGGACGGATGTCTGGGAAAACGCACAACGCGCCTTAGCGGATGTGTCACTCCTTTTTCTCATGAATCTGATACTGTTTATAGTGACATTCCTGATTTTCATCAAAGTTGAAGTGTAA
- a CDS encoding ABC transporter permease subunit, with the protein MMIGHIVKREFFDHLNSLRFALTTLILTALMVTNAVVHLQSHPDKVRRYAENVTADQNKLQSRTELYELLKEGPGTLYKQPSALTFIADGGDAFLPNRGTTNWGSWSRTAGSSGKVRSIWSLDYPTANPNARNLRPKATKIDWVFIITYLLSFIPLLFTFDALSGERERGTLRLCLANPISRPALLVGKFLGTLITVLIPFVFAVLLNLAVISLDSWTQLGAADWGRLGMILLIASGYTSIFIAVGLMVSASTRDSRVSLVVLLIVWVALVVFMPSTLGTLATKWMSPVQTAHQRKMARSSALEQINEDFDERMRNKREAQSPAASLLNELEELWKTSPEEAEKLAKENEAELRLAMAQLASQKAGPEELRIRAELINRDVEVRERLNREHLSAQLAQVQRARMVTRFSPAAIVQYALESMTGTGLNRHLQFLEGVDLHIRQFRDFITETDRADTESFHIIGVPEGMSKKPISPQALPSFEDKITFGDTFNAAIVDMLLLVLLLGVFLSGAFLVFIRSDV; encoded by the coding sequence ATGATGATCGGACATATTGTTAAAAGAGAATTCTTTGACCATCTCAACAGTCTCCGCTTTGCCTTAACCACCCTTATTCTAACGGCACTCATGGTAACGAACGCCGTGGTGCATCTTCAGAGCCATCCAGACAAAGTCCGAAGGTACGCTGAGAACGTTACCGCCGACCAAAATAAATTGCAGTCCCGGACAGAACTCTATGAACTCCTGAAAGAGGGACCCGGTACACTTTACAAACAGCCATCCGCCCTGACTTTCATTGCAGACGGTGGGGATGCCTTTCTACCGAATCGCGGAACAACAAATTGGGGGTCTTGGAGTAGAACTGCAGGATCCAGCGGAAAGGTAAGGAGCATCTGGTCGCTGGATTATCCAACTGCTAACCCGAATGCGCGGAACCTTCGTCCCAAAGCAACAAAGATAGACTGGGTATTCATCATCACCTATCTGCTCTCTTTCATCCCGCTTTTGTTTACGTTTGATGCCCTCTCCGGCGAAAGAGAAAGGGGAACGCTTCGGTTGTGTCTCGCGAACCCAATTTCTCGCCCCGCGTTGTTAGTCGGAAAATTTTTAGGGACTCTAATAACCGTTCTCATTCCTTTCGTCTTTGCAGTTCTGCTGAATCTGGCAGTGATTTCTTTAGATAGTTGGACACAGCTCGGGGCAGCGGACTGGGGACGTTTGGGAATGATCCTGCTGATCGCTTCAGGCTATACCAGCATCTTCATCGCAGTAGGGTTGATGGTCTCCGCCAGCACGCGGGATAGCCGAGTCAGTCTCGTTGTGCTATTGATTGTTTGGGTGGCACTCGTCGTCTTTATGCCTTCTACCCTCGGCACGCTTGCCACAAAATGGATGTCCCCTGTCCAGACCGCTCACCAACGGAAAATGGCAAGAAGTAGCGCGCTTGAGCAGATTAACGAAGATTTTGACGAGCGAATGAGGAACAAACGAGAGGCACAGTCACCTGCAGCCAGTCTTCTCAATGAACTCGAGGAACTTTGGAAAACCTCGCCTGAAGAGGCAGAAAAATTAGCGAAGGAGAACGAGGCAGAACTCAGATTAGCGATGGCGCAATTGGCATCCCAAAAGGCAGGTCCGGAGGAATTGCGCATCAGGGCTGAGCTCATCAACAGAGATGTTGAGGTTCGGGAACGGCTGAACCGCGAGCATTTAAGCGCACAACTCGCGCAGGTCCAGCGCGCAAGGATGGTGACCCGGTTCTCGCCGGCAGCAATTGTCCAATACGCCCTTGAATCGATGACTGGCACAGGGTTGAACCGGCATTTGCAATTCCTTGAAGGTGTGGATCTTCACATAAGACAGTTCCGAGACTTCATCACTGAAACCGATCGCGCCGACACAGAGAGTTTCCATATCATCGGTGTCCCTGAAGGAATGTCTAAAAAACCGATTTCACCGCAGGCACTTCCAAGTTTTGAGGACAAGATCACTTTTGGTGATACCTTCAATGCAGCGATAGTGGATATGCTACTCCTCGTTTTATTGCTCGGTGTGTTTCTTTCAGGTGCCTTCCTCGTCTTCATCCGTTCAGATGTGTGA
- a CDS encoding ABC transporter ATP-binding protein: MLETRDLTKVYNESVLAVNELNLKVDDGEIYVVLGANGAGKSTTISMLLNFIEPTSGTALIGDIEIPKFPLEAKKHLAYVSENVELYRNFTARQNLSFFAKLGGRKKVSNEELDATLGRVGLPEEAFTRRVKTFSKGMRQRLGIAIAIMKNAQAVLLDEPTSGLDPKGGADFLNLLRELKEEGKAIFMSTHDIFRAKEIADRIGILVQGNLERELTREEIQEEDLEALYLHYVAGYEPEEDATE, translated from the coding sequence ATGTTAGAAACCCGTGACCTCACGAAAGTTTACAACGAAAGCGTGTTAGCCGTCAACGAACTGAATTTGAAAGTGGACGACGGCGAAATCTATGTCGTCCTCGGCGCGAACGGTGCTGGAAAAAGCACGACCATCTCTATGCTGCTGAACTTCATTGAACCGACGAGCGGTACTGCCCTGATCGGCGACATTGAGATCCCCAAGTTCCCACTCGAAGCAAAGAAGCATCTCGCCTACGTCTCCGAGAACGTGGAACTCTATCGCAACTTTACAGCACGACAAAACCTCTCCTTTTTCGCGAAACTCGGCGGACGGAAGAAGGTATCAAATGAAGAACTCGATGCGACCCTTGGACGCGTCGGTTTACCCGAGGAAGCCTTTACACGGCGCGTGAAGACATTCTCCAAAGGGATGCGCCAACGTCTGGGTATTGCCATCGCGATTATGAAAAACGCACAAGCCGTCCTGCTCGACGAACCGACTTCGGGACTCGATCCGAAGGGCGGTGCCGATTTTTTGAATCTGCTCCGTGAACTAAAAGAGGAAGGCAAAGCCATTTTCATGTCCACTCACGACATCTTTCGTGCGAAAGAGATCGCCGACAGGATTGGCATTCTCGTGCAAGGCAACCTTGAGCGAGAATTGACGCGTGAGGAGATTCAAGAAGAGGACCTCGAGGCACTGTATCTGCATTACGTTGCTGGATACGAACCTGAGGAAGACGCGACCGAGTAA
- a CDS encoding NEW3 domain-containing protein, whose protein sequence is MEAKTEEWKPAGRKIGRNTLPIFQSSSFQSLMLLLAFVSVVGMLFVITILAFAEETEPPDRDSPKTKEEQNRQILIEIDRLTMELAKKLMDKKQVDLENLKAMMLEENNIVTVSEVNKAEEAYERAVDEYEQAKLTLQQTELDSLKDEWHITVEETRLYESLEGREKFSIVLRNSSSPVKLIESSKVLGREIIISAQIDNIFVTIKEQEGFGSGAIITEPYEQRIETLKEGESVTLEFELIKENVRDVVVELKYADAVDEKNIHLKQEDPYISVVSARRYKEGDRRRLEVVLIYGALKGETEETNTNIAQEINNVYVSIKDDTESIIGYPYEPRIPTLKDGEEKTLDFELRRNVDSLTVNLKYLDKDISYKIHLEEDTRYISILSAKKFRVDNQMMVTIQLKNTSTTEAMPVNATPEEIAAANEIRGIYVSLLDVLDGTNIVKPYEEKIPVLGYNETVDLTFQLQKDVESLQVSLNYPELAEPDTRLIYLQKESALDVVNVSSLRFSQEGNLGSSITYDLTLDRLAETENTFQLRVINLLNRLNFEFQDPETKSRQSQVKFTQEQSKRNLSLIVYLPEELDASYLDSTLEFYVAVLDETEANELGGVNNRLDLPADRIASIQGGVERFELIPKGVPEIEVFVPNAFQTIKIGEEVNMTATLKNIGTRDLVDIRMVVDVNTDWKYTVVPEVIGSLGRNEETEIQLTLSPPADIGVGEYQAKLNAEVTVDNRKFEARDRSITVQVESKTQMSVTTLLFGALILLMIAIVIVTIRISRR, encoded by the coding sequence ATGGAAGCAAAGACGGAAGAATGGAAACCGGCTGGAAGGAAGATCGGAAGAAATACGCTTCCAATCTTCCAATCTTCCAGTTTTCAGTCTTTGATGCTCTTACTGGCTTTTGTTAGCGTAGTAGGAATGCTGTTTGTAATTACCATACTGGCATTTGCAGAAGAGACCGAACCCCCGGATCGAGACAGCCCAAAAACCAAAGAGGAACAGAACCGTCAAATCCTGATAGAAATCGATCGGCTAACGATGGAATTGGCAAAAAAGCTGATGGATAAGAAGCAAGTGGACCTTGAAAATCTCAAGGCAATGATGTTGGAGGAAAATAACATCGTCACCGTCTCCGAAGTGAATAAGGCAGAGGAGGCTTACGAACGTGCCGTCGATGAATACGAACAGGCAAAACTGACGTTGCAACAGACAGAACTTGATTCGCTAAAAGATGAATGGCACATCACCGTCGAAGAAACACGCCTCTATGAATCTCTCGAAGGGAGAGAGAAGTTCTCGATCGTCTTGCGGAACAGTTCGTCGCCTGTCAAACTCATTGAAAGTTCTAAAGTGCTAGGACGAGAAATTATCATCAGTGCCCAGATTGACAACATCTTCGTCACAATTAAAGAGCAGGAAGGTTTTGGTTCAGGCGCAATTATCACCGAACCTTATGAACAACGCATTGAGACGCTTAAAGAGGGTGAGTCTGTCACTTTGGAGTTTGAACTCATAAAAGAGAATGTGCGGGATGTCGTCGTAGAGCTGAAATACGCCGATGCTGTTGACGAAAAGAATATTCACCTCAAACAGGAGGATCCGTATATCTCTGTCGTGTCGGCGAGGCGATATAAGGAGGGTGATCGACGGCGTTTGGAAGTTGTCCTGATCTATGGTGCACTGAAAGGCGAGACAGAGGAAACGAATACCAACATAGCACAAGAAATCAACAACGTCTATGTCTCTATCAAAGACGATACGGAATCTATCATCGGTTATCCTTATGAACCCCGTATTCCGACACTGAAAGACGGCGAAGAGAAAACGCTCGACTTTGAACTGCGGCGGAATGTGGACAGTCTCACCGTTAATCTGAAATACCTTGATAAGGATATTTCCTATAAAATTCACCTTGAGGAGGATACACGCTACATCTCCATCCTGAGTGCGAAAAAGTTTCGCGTCGACAACCAGATGATGGTGACGATTCAACTGAAAAACACGTCTACGACCGAGGCGATGCCTGTTAACGCGACCCCCGAAGAGATTGCAGCGGCGAATGAGATCCGCGGCATTTATGTCTCCTTACTTGATGTTCTCGATGGCACGAACATCGTTAAACCGTATGAAGAGAAGATCCCAGTCCTCGGCTACAACGAAACCGTGGATTTGACGTTCCAACTCCAGAAAGATGTCGAGAGTCTACAGGTATCGTTAAATTATCCCGAACTTGCCGAACCTGATACACGACTGATCTATCTGCAAAAAGAGTCTGCGCTGGATGTCGTCAATGTCAGTTCGCTCCGATTTTCGCAGGAAGGCAACTTGGGGAGCAGCATCACTTATGATTTGACGCTCGACCGGTTGGCGGAAACCGAAAATACATTTCAGTTGCGTGTCATTAACCTACTCAACCGCCTCAACTTTGAATTCCAGGATCCCGAGACGAAATCTCGGCAGTCCCAGGTGAAATTTACGCAGGAGCAGTCGAAACGGAATCTGTCGTTGATTGTCTATCTGCCAGAAGAATTGGATGCGTCCTATCTTGACAGCACCCTTGAGTTCTACGTCGCTGTGCTTGACGAAACGGAAGCCAATGAACTCGGTGGTGTCAACAATCGGTTGGACCTACCCGCTGATAGGATTGCGAGTATACAAGGTGGTGTCGAGCGGTTTGAATTGATTCCAAAGGGTGTGCCGGAGATTGAGGTGTTCGTGCCGAATGCGTTCCAGACAATCAAAATCGGCGAAGAAGTCAATATGACAGCGACGCTAAAGAACATTGGTACCCGTGATTTGGTTGACATCCGCATGGTTGTTGATGTCAACACGGATTGGAAATACACCGTTGTCCCTGAAGTTATCGGTTCACTCGGACGGAACGAGGAGACGGAAATACAACTCACGCTAAGTCCACCTGCGGATATCGGGGTCGGTGAATACCAAGCGAAGTTGAACGCAGAAGTCACCGTCGATAACCGTAAGTTTGAGGCACGCGACCGGTCAATTACAGTGCAAGTCGAGTCAAAGACGCAAATGTCCGTGACAACACTGCTGTTTGGTGCATTGATACTCCTTATGATTGCGATTGTTATCGTCACAATCCGCATTAGCCGACGTTAA
- a CDS encoding TolC family protein: protein MIKKIRINKRLTVLAVWLLFSIVGVVSAQQLISLQPARAIELALQNNETVRKAEKVVERAKANLRVSKAIYLPQVGVTSEYQRQKNGDIDERDYLTRAQMSMLLVQFGEIPEALDTAQEEVRKAEIEYERAKKESVHDVRNLWNNIILTQEEIKERSAIEVELNNKLEGTKLKQASKRIPYLSRLNTELELLEQQLALNELQRRLDVDTAELISLIGLDPLSQVVLSQPLPDDDIALDAAVELALVNNLDLRDLQGDIVRQERLAAETIWNRLPELSAEARYKDLHVLLEQHQQNRTWDAKALYDPVIFDRERDTSSIFQTNPRTQDGWEVRFNLNIPLYDGKKTEHLRSVELAELERLQLEHVEKVKSIRVEVRRDYRAVANAKERSEIEEKRVRIFEQRLRTIERVLDEARLEIPGYQNLTFDSAFQAQAQFTEAQRVFYQTRRDYAEAKEKLRETMQWIE, encoded by the coding sequence ATGATTAAAAAAATTAGAATAAACAAAAGGTTGACGGTACTCGCAGTCTGGCTGCTCTTTTCCATCGTCGGTGTTGTCTCAGCACAACAGCTGATCTCGCTCCAGCCAGCACGCGCAATAGAACTCGCTTTACAGAACAACGAGACGGTGAGAAAAGCAGAAAAGGTCGTAGAACGTGCCAAGGCGAACCTCCGGGTGTCCAAGGCTATTTATCTACCACAGGTAGGTGTCACAAGCGAATATCAACGTCAAAAAAATGGCGATATCGATGAAAGAGACTATCTCACCCGTGCACAGATGAGTATGCTTCTCGTCCAATTCGGTGAAATCCCTGAAGCACTTGATACTGCACAAGAAGAGGTACGCAAGGCAGAAATTGAATACGAACGCGCGAAAAAAGAGAGCGTTCACGATGTCCGGAATCTCTGGAACAATATCATCCTCACACAGGAAGAAATTAAAGAACGTAGCGCGATTGAGGTAGAACTCAATAACAAACTCGAAGGCACAAAACTCAAGCAAGCAAGCAAGCGGATCCCCTATCTCAGTCGCCTCAATACGGAACTCGAATTGTTGGAACAGCAGCTTGCGCTCAATGAACTCCAGCGACGGCTCGATGTGGATACTGCCGAACTCATCAGTCTCATCGGTCTCGATCCGCTGTCACAAGTTGTCCTCTCACAGCCCCTCCCTGATGACGATATAGCACTCGATGCCGCTGTTGAACTCGCACTCGTAAACAACCTTGATTTGCGCGACTTACAAGGGGACATTGTCCGCCAAGAACGTCTCGCCGCAGAAACAATCTGGAACCGATTGCCTGAACTTTCTGCCGAAGCACGCTACAAGGATCTCCACGTGCTGTTGGAACAACACCAACAGAACCGGACCTGGGATGCAAAGGCACTCTACGATCCAGTGATTTTTGACCGGGAACGAGATACGTCGAGTATTTTTCAGACAAACCCGCGTACCCAAGACGGATGGGAGGTACGCTTTAATCTCAACATTCCACTCTATGATGGAAAAAAGACTGAGCATCTCCGTTCTGTAGAACTCGCCGAACTCGAGCGGCTTCAGTTGGAACATGTCGAAAAAGTAAAGTCAATCCGTGTAGAGGTCCGACGTGACTACCGTGCCGTGGCAAATGCAAAAGAACGGTCGGAGATAGAAGAAAAACGCGTAAGAATTTTTGAGCAAAGGTTACGAACAATAGAGCGCGTGCTTGATGAAGCGAGGCTTGAAATACCCGGGTATCAAAACCTCACTTTCGACAGTGCGTTTCAAGCACAAGCACAATTTACAGAGGCACAACGCGTCTTTTATCAAACACGCCGAGACTACGCGGAGGCGAAGGAAAAACTCCGAGAAACAATGCAATGGATCGAGTGA